TCAGCAAGAATTAAGCTAGTTGGAGACAATATTGATAGAATTAATGAATTTGTTAATGAAATTAAAGATGTTGTTGAAAAATTAGGTGTAGGTATTAGAGGACCTATTCCAATGCCAACTAAAAAATTAAAAATCACAACTAGAAAATCTCCTGATGGTGAGGGTAAAGCTTCATTTGAGAGATTTCAAATGAGAATTCATAAAAG
The sequence above is a segment of the Candidatus Woesearchaeota archaeon genome. Coding sequences within it:
- the rpsJ gene encoding 30S ribosomal protein S10 → MSSSARIKLVGDNIDRINEFVNEIKDVVEKLGVGIRGPIPMPTKKLKITTRKSPDGEGKASFERFQMRIHKRVIDLEINERVLRKIMKIQIPKGVNIEIKLI